From the Sulfurimonas sp. C5 genome, one window contains:
- the murD gene encoding UDP-N-acetylmuramoyl-L-alanine--D-glutamate ligase, with the protein MKRISLFGYGVTTKALGHVLKNAVFYDDNVKEPYFDENNFIVRPSSEFNPDFSDLEIPSPGMPPHHKLIESAKHLISEYDYFKDVMNLKIWISGTNGKTTTTQMTQHLLADKGGIAGGNIGTPLAALDAKAPIWILETSSFTIHYTNEASPNIYVLLPLSPDHLSWHGSMQEYIDAKLKPLKLMKKGSTAIIPEAYKDATSAANIITYKDEADLAEQFGINIEKVNFKGAFLMDALLAMSVDKIVFDRIEYEKINTFVLDPHRQEEFYDAQKRLWVNDTKATNLDATIAAVKRYEDHFIHLILGGDDKGVDLNELFVFLQRKNLKIYAIGSNKERLMTLAQNYGVAAHKCKDLVDAVNIIDHSLKESEVALLSPAAASLDEFQSYAHRGNLFKESVAQL; encoded by the coding sequence ATGAAACGAATCTCCCTTTTTGGTTACGGTGTAACCACTAAAGCACTTGGTCACGTACTAAAAAATGCAGTATTTTATGACGATAACGTTAAAGAACCATATTTTGATGAAAACAACTTCATTGTCCGTCCTTCATCAGAGTTCAATCCTGACTTTTCCGATTTGGAAATTCCTTCACCGGGCATGCCCCCGCACCATAAACTCATAGAAAGTGCGAAACACCTTATCAGTGAATATGACTATTTTAAAGATGTAATGAATCTCAAAATATGGATCAGTGGAACAAACGGTAAGACTACTACTACACAGATGACACAACACCTTCTGGCGGACAAAGGCGGTATTGCAGGCGGTAATATAGGGACACCATTGGCTGCACTTGATGCTAAAGCTCCGATCTGGATTTTAGAGACAAGCTCTTTTACGATCCACTATACAAATGAAGCTAGCCCGAATATCTATGTACTTTTACCTCTTAGCCCTGATCACCTCTCTTGGCACGGATCAATGCAAGAATATATCGATGCTAAACTCAAGCCTCTAAAGCTTATGAAAAAAGGCTCGACTGCAATTATCCCCGAAGCGTACAAAGATGCTACAAGTGCTGCTAATATCATTACATACAAAGATGAAGCGGACTTAGCAGAACAATTCGGTATCAACATAGAAAAAGTAAATTTCAAAGGGGCATTTTTAATGGATGCTCTTTTAGCAATGTCTGTAGATAAAATCGTTTTTGATCGCATTGAATATGAAAAGATAAACACCTTTGTATTAGATCCTCACCGTCAGGAAGAGTTTTACGATGCACAAAAACGCCTTTGGGTAAATGACACAAAAGCAACAAATTTAGATGCAACTATTGCGGCTGTAAAACGCTACGAAGATCATTTTATACATCTTATTTTGGGCGGAGATGATAAAGGAGTTGATTTGAATGAACTGTTTGTATTTTTACAAAGAAAAAATTTAAAAATTTATGCAATCGGTTCAAATAAAGAGAGACTGATGACACTGGCGCAAAACTACGGTGTTGCTGCACATAAATGTAAAGATCTTGTAGATGCCGTAAACATTATAGATCACTCGCTCAAAGAGAGTGAAGTTGCCCTACTTTCCCCTGCTGCAGCAAGTTTGGATGAGTTCCAATCATACGCTCACAGAGGAAACCTTTTTAAAGAAAGCGTGGCACAACTCTAA